From a region of the Clostridia bacterium genome:
- a CDS encoding NADP-dependent methylenetetrahydromethanopterin/methylenetetrahydrofolate dehydrogenase, whose translation MRPVLLHLDVDPKPSAFDLITACDAGAEVVLPYGGVTPGEVGALVYGALFTRKVSHLRHTAIFVGGSKVDEAEEVMGQVLKTFFGPFRVSVMFDANGCNTTAAAAVRKMASALKLEGRRVLVLAGTGPVGLRAAALLAREGARVRLSSRSPDRARSAAEKLREQRGLEVEPICVTGGEDLEAALNGAEAVLACGAAGVRLVPGETWVSRPELKVLADVNAVEPLGIEGIKATDDGEEREGKIVFGALAIGGLKMRIHHTALGRLFEANDQVFDLEEIYELSGHL comes from the coding sequence GTGAGACCGGTCCTGCTGCACCTTGACGTTGACCCCAAGCCTAGCGCGTTCGACCTCATCACCGCCTGTGACGCGGGGGCAGAGGTGGTCCTCCCGTACGGCGGCGTGACGCCCGGGGAAGTCGGCGCCCTGGTGTACGGGGCACTGTTCACCCGCAAGGTGTCCCACCTGCGGCATACGGCCATATTCGTTGGCGGTTCTAAAGTGGACGAGGCGGAGGAGGTCATGGGGCAGGTTCTCAAGACCTTCTTCGGACCTTTCCGGGTTTCGGTAATGTTCGACGCCAACGGCTGCAACACCACGGCTGCGGCGGCGGTCAGAAAGATGGCTTCGGCTCTGAAGCTGGAGGGCAGAAGGGTGCTGGTGTTGGCCGGAACCGGGCCGGTGGGGCTCAGGGCGGCGGCGTTGCTGGCTCGCGAAGGGGCCAGGGTCAGGCTCTCCTCCCGAAGCCCGGATAGAGCCCGGTCCGCGGCCGAAAAGCTTCGGGAGCAGCGAGGCCTGGAGGTGGAGCCCATCTGTGTCACCGGAGGGGAGGACCTGGAGGCAGCCCTGAACGGAGCAGAAGCAGTACTGGCCTGCGGCGCTGCCGGCGTCAGGCTGGTGCCCGGAGAGACCTGGGTTTCCCGGCCTGAACTCAAGGTGCTGGCAGATGTGAATGCGGTAGAGCCTTTAGGGATCGAAGGTATCAAGGCCACGGACGACGGTGAGGAACGGGAAGGCAAGATCGTGTTCGGCGCTCTGGCCATCGGCGGGCTGAAGATGAGGATTCACCATACCGCTTTGGGCAGGCTGTTCGAGGCCAACGACCAGGTTTTCGACCTGGAGGAGATCTACGAGCTCAGCGGGCACCTATGA
- a CDS encoding ATP-grasp domain-containing protein — protein MKSQGTLLLVGTSTRALAESAVRSGFSVMGFDFFADMDQQAFCPVITPERRGRKLTVPALLELAQNEIRSGAGKGGGIGGLVLASGPENHPEALRWFWERGLLLGNSPDTLQQVRNPFRLAEAVRDTGVRFPETYPWEQGPRLPGGARRWLVKPLRGGGGRGIRPLPPAGRSRSGAVIAGEGTCVIQEFVPGLACSATFAADGKRAVVIGASLQLLAGRPERPFGYGGNIVPLIPPEALRPPFWRERLVEATRALTARFGLRGLNTVDFILNAEGIWILEVNPRWSGSVELFEQLRGKPLFPLHLSACSGEGLGDRDERGGGMGLAWGPDLAGCPGPACRGKAILYAPYDFKVSPEWPWEQLYRWGMRDIPQPGTPVKAGRPVCTVLAAGDSWAHCRRQLAARLEWALRTLEGRRIQAVR, from the coding sequence ATGAAGAGCCAAGGCACGCTCCTTCTGGTGGGTACCAGTACCCGGGCGCTGGCCGAGTCGGCGGTCAGGTCGGGTTTTAGCGTAATGGGCTTCGACTTCTTCGCCGATATGGATCAGCAGGCTTTCTGCCCGGTGATTACCCCGGAGCGGCGAGGACGGAAGTTGACGGTGCCCGCCCTGCTCGAGCTGGCTCAGAACGAGATCCGGTCTGGCGCCGGCAAGGGCGGGGGTATAGGCGGCCTGGTCTTGGCTTCAGGGCCGGAAAACCACCCGGAGGCGCTGCGGTGGTTCTGGGAGAGAGGGCTGCTGCTGGGTAATTCCCCCGATACCCTGCAGCAGGTTAGGAATCCGTTTCGGCTGGCCGAGGCCGTCAGGGATACGGGCGTCCGCTTCCCGGAGACCTACCCCTGGGAGCAAGGGCCCCGGCTGCCGGGCGGAGCCAGGAGGTGGCTGGTGAAGCCGCTTCGGGGCGGCGGCGGTCGAGGGATCCGGCCGCTGCCGCCTGCGGGTCGGTCACGGTCCGGTGCGGTAATCGCCGGCGAGGGGACTTGCGTCATACAGGAATTCGTTCCCGGCCTGGCGTGTTCCGCCACCTTCGCGGCCGATGGGAAACGGGCGGTAGTGATCGGAGCCAGTCTCCAGCTCCTGGCCGGCCGGCCGGAAAGGCCGTTTGGCTACGGCGGCAACATCGTCCCCCTGATCCCTCCCGAAGCCCTAAGACCTCCCTTCTGGAGGGAGAGGCTGGTGGAGGCAACGCGGGCGCTGACGGCCCGGTTCGGCCTCAGAGGGCTGAATACGGTGGATTTCATCCTCAATGCGGAAGGCATTTGGATTCTTGAAGTAAACCCGAGGTGGTCCGGCTCGGTGGAGCTGTTCGAGCAATTGAGGGGAAAGCCGCTCTTCCCGCTGCACCTTTCCGCCTGCAGCGGCGAGGGTCTTGGCGACCGGGACGAAAGGGGCGGCGGGATGGGGTTGGCTTGGGGCCCTGACCTGGCCGGGTGCCCCGGGCCGGCCTGCCGGGGAAAGGCCATACTTTATGCGCCCTACGACTTTAAGGTGAGCCCGGAATGGCCCTGGGAGCAGCTGTACCGGTGGGGCATGCGGGATATCCCCCAGCCGGGGACCCCGGTGAAGGCGGGACGCCCGGTGTGCACGGTGCTGGCGGCCGGAGATTCTTGGGCTCACTGCCGGCGGCAGCTGGCCGCCAGGCTGGAGTGGGCGCTGCGGACGCTGGAAGGCAGGAGAATTCAGGCCGTGCGGTGA
- a CDS encoding ATP-grasp domain-containing protein: MLASLIGEFLEIPEVEVLTVLREDLVPLFPADHPRLQIRCSGSPRAFADCLSGCEAVVLIAPETGRRLEELTSLAERERKPVLGSTSLGVRKAADKAAAAGLLSRRGIPVPGGRSFPLRAVREVAGSLCYPVVVKPLDGAGTTATFLVRDGARLREAVEQIEAASAVSAFLVQDYVPGEAVSVSLLVLPGTGRCLALSLNRQLVYLDERGVFRYRGVSVPYAHPQAQKALSLAARVPAALPGLAGYVGVDMVLGPAGPVVLEVNPRITDSWVALARVSKTNLAAALLDACLRLRLPEDWAVEGQAEFRLAENPNGR; this comes from the coding sequence ATGCTGGCGAGCCTAATCGGCGAGTTCCTAGAGATCCCGGAGGTGGAAGTGTTGACCGTTCTCCGGGAGGATCTGGTGCCACTTTTCCCCGCCGACCACCCTCGTCTGCAGATTCGGTGTTCCGGTTCCCCGCGGGCCTTTGCGGATTGTCTGTCCGGCTGCGAGGCGGTGGTGCTGATTGCCCCGGAAACCGGAAGGAGGCTCGAGGAACTGACCTCCCTGGCGGAACGGGAGAGGAAACCGGTGCTCGGGAGCACGTCTCTGGGCGTTCGAAAGGCGGCGGACAAGGCAGCTGCCGCCGGCCTCTTGAGCCGACGGGGAATACCCGTGCCCGGAGGCCGTTCTTTTCCCTTGCGGGCGGTGCGGGAAGTGGCCGGTTCCTTGTGCTATCCGGTGGTGGTCAAGCCGCTGGACGGGGCCGGGACCACGGCCACGTTCCTGGTCCGGGACGGTGCCCGGCTGCGTGAGGCGGTGGAACAAATTGAAGCCGCTTCCGCCGTCTCCGCCTTCCTGGTCCAGGACTACGTGCCGGGAGAGGCGGTGAGCGTGAGCCTGCTGGTGTTGCCCGGCACGGGTCGTTGCCTGGCATTGAGCCTGAACAGGCAATTGGTGTACCTGGACGAGCGGGGAGTTTTCCGGTACCGGGGGGTTAGCGTGCCCTATGCCCATCCCCAGGCCCAGAAGGCACTCTCTCTGGCCGCCCGCGTGCCGGCGGCCCTTCCCGGCCTGGCCGGGTACGTGGGGGTGGACATGGTTCTCGGCCCGGCCGGCCCGGTGGTGCTGGAGGTCAATCCCCGCATAACCGACTCCTGGGTGGCTTTGGCCAGGGTGAGCAAGACCAACCTGGCGGCGGCGTTGCTGGACGCCTGTCTGCGCCTGCGGCTGCCCGAAGACTGGGCCGTAGAGGGGCAGGCCGAATTCCGCCTGGCCGAAAATCCCAACGGGAGGTGA
- a CDS encoding (5-formylfuran-3-yl)methyl phosphate synthase — protein sequence MLLVSVVSAREALEALHGGADVIDVKNPAEGPLGAPQPRTVGEIMQAVARRKPVSLALGEYPGRPTSAAWAALGAAGFAPAYLKIGFPGWVEKEEIDRTLKLVVQAVAELGGETLPRVVAVGYADTTGRSWRPADLPGLAKEAGAAGCLLDTWDKTGPPLPRVTATAELEAFVGTCRANGLTSGLAGRLGEEEVVELLALCPTVIGIRSAACVGDRVNGCVTAERVGRLKRLLQPS from the coding sequence TTGCTCCTGGTTAGCGTGGTTTCTGCCCGGGAGGCGCTGGAGGCCCTCCACGGCGGGGCCGACGTGATCGACGTGAAGAATCCGGCCGAGGGCCCTCTGGGCGCGCCGCAGCCCCGAACGGTGGGCGAGATAATGCAGGCGGTAGCCCGACGAAAACCGGTGAGCCTCGCCCTGGGCGAATATCCCGGCCGGCCCACCTCGGCCGCCTGGGCGGCCTTGGGTGCCGCCGGCTTCGCTCCGGCTTACTTGAAGATCGGCTTTCCCGGCTGGGTGGAAAAGGAGGAAATCGACCGCACCCTGAAGCTGGTGGTGCAGGCGGTGGCTGAACTCGGGGGCGAGACACTTCCCCGGGTAGTGGCCGTGGGGTACGCCGACACCACGGGCCGTAGCTGGCGCCCGGCCGACCTGCCGGGGCTGGCAAAGGAAGCCGGAGCCGCGGGTTGCCTCCTGGACACCTGGGATAAGACGGGCCCTCCTCTGCCTAGAGTGACGGCCACCGCCGAGCTGGAGGCCTTTGTGGGGACCTGCCGGGCGAACGGCCTCACCAGCGGGCTGGCGGGCAGGCTGGGCGAAGAAGAGGTGGTCGAACTGCTCGCCCTGTGCCCCACGGTCATCGGGATTCGGTCCGCCGCCTGCGTGGGCGACCGGGTAAACGGGTGCGTCACGGCGGAACGGGTCGGCAGGCTCAAGCGCCTCCTGCAGCCGAGTTGA
- a CDS encoding formylmethanofuran dehydrogenase, which translates to MTVRSLKQGVSVARGKQAPEYQETVAVLEMAREDMGRLGIAPGGRVRVRSLHGEIVVACREADLPGGLFCLAMGPVANRLVDPDTGGSGMPAFKSTAVSVEPCTGE; encoded by the coding sequence ATCACCGTACGGAGTCTGAAGCAGGGCGTATCCGTAGCCCGGGGCAAGCAAGCGCCCGAGTACCAGGAAACGGTAGCGGTATTGGAAATGGCGCGGGAGGACATGGGCCGACTGGGCATCGCGCCGGGCGGGAGGGTCCGGGTGCGGAGCCTTCACGGAGAGATCGTTGTCGCCTGCAGGGAAGCAGATCTCCCCGGCGGCCTGTTCTGCCTGGCCATGGGCCCGGTGGCCAACCGGCTGGTGGATCCGGATACCGGGGGTTCGGGAATGCCTGCTTTCAAGAGTACGGCGGTGAGTGTGGAGCCGTGCACGGGAGAGTGA
- a CDS encoding flavoprotein translates to MSIAWGITGAGHFLRECAELLRSLKEVDVFVTEAGYQVLRSYGLLQTIQEAARRFYRDDRNGNRAVGRLYTSIYRLVVIAPATSNSVAKMACGISDTVVTNLFAHAGKCRIPLVVLPTDTTGEVVSEAPGRRRVVAFPRPIDLENAERLSSWPGVTVVRSTEELGDRLRAWVRDSGRAG, encoded by the coding sequence ATGAGCATTGCCTGGGGGATTACCGGCGCGGGACATTTTCTCCGGGAGTGCGCGGAGCTTCTCCGTTCGCTGAAGGAAGTGGACGTATTCGTTACCGAGGCAGGGTATCAGGTGCTCAGGAGTTACGGGCTCCTCCAGACGATCCAGGAGGCGGCGCGCCGGTTCTACCGGGACGATCGGAACGGTAACCGGGCGGTAGGCCGCCTGTACACCTCGATCTACCGCCTGGTGGTGATCGCCCCGGCCACCTCCAACTCGGTGGCCAAGATGGCCTGCGGGATATCCGATACGGTGGTCACCAACCTTTTCGCCCATGCGGGCAAGTGCCGGATACCGCTGGTAGTGCTTCCCACCGATACGACAGGGGAGGTAGTCTCCGAAGCTCCGGGCCGAAGGCGGGTGGTGGCTTTTCCCCGTCCGATAGATCTGGAAAACGCGGAGCGCCTTTCGTCCTGGCCGGGGGTGACGGTGGTCCGCAGTACTGAAGAACTCGGGGACCGGCTTCGGGCTTGGGTCAGGGATAGCGGTCGGGCCGGCTAG
- a CDS encoding triphosphoribosyl-dephospho-CoA synthase, which translates to MLRRDIALAAQAACCLEVAAPKVGNVNRHHDFPDCTLEDFLLSAAAIAWVLAKIESCSVGRAVLACVEATRAWVPVNTNLGIVLLFAPLARAWAEWAPGERCADPCRMGLEVPESLRRTLARILTDLGREDAGHVYRAIRLASPGGLGKADTHDVSQTERPEITLLEAMKLAAERDLVAGEYANGFALTLDEALPALDRALRRGLPLPEAVADAHVYLLARAGDTLIARKKGREASGEASLRARAVGAAGGWGTPAGREQAAELDRWLRGGGGLGLLNPGSTADIVTAALFLAFLLQGPGWWKEVRPGRRGVA; encoded by the coding sequence ATGCTGAGACGGGATATCGCGCTGGCGGCCCAGGCCGCCTGCTGTCTGGAGGTGGCCGCGCCCAAGGTAGGCAACGTGAACCGTCATCACGACTTTCCCGATTGCACCCTGGAGGACTTCCTTCTGAGCGCGGCGGCCATAGCCTGGGTGCTGGCAAAAATCGAGAGCTGCTCGGTGGGCCGGGCGGTCCTGGCGTGCGTGGAGGCCACGCGGGCCTGGGTGCCGGTCAACACCAATCTGGGAATCGTGCTCCTGTTCGCCCCTCTGGCGCGGGCCTGGGCAGAGTGGGCGCCGGGCGAAAGATGTGCCGACCCTTGCCGGATGGGCCTGGAAGTCCCGGAGTCCCTGCGCCGGACCCTGGCCCGGATCCTGACGGATTTGGGACGGGAAGACGCCGGCCACGTCTACCGGGCCATCCGGCTGGCCTCACCCGGGGGCCTGGGAAAGGCGGACACCCACGATGTTTCCCAGACCGAGCGGCCGGAGATTACCCTGCTCGAGGCCATGAAACTGGCGGCCGAGCGCGACCTGGTGGCGGGAGAGTACGCGAACGGCTTCGCCCTGACTCTGGATGAAGCGCTGCCTGCCCTGGACCGGGCCCTGAGACGGGGACTGCCGTTGCCGGAGGCGGTGGCAGACGCCCACGTCTATCTCTTGGCCCGCGCCGGCGATACCCTGATCGCCCGGAAGAAAGGACGGGAGGCCTCTGGCGAAGCGTCCCTCCGGGCCCGGGCAGTCGGCGCCGCCGGGGGCTGGGGGACGCCGGCCGGCCGGGAGCAGGCGGCCGAGCTGGATCGGTGGTTGAGGGGCGGCGGAGGCCTTGGCCTCCTCAATCCGGGGTCCACGGCGGATATCGTCACTGCCGCCCTCTTTCTGGCTTTTCTACTTCAGGGGCCCGGCTGGTGGAAGGAAGTACGGCCGGGAAGACGGGGGGTTGCCTAG
- a CDS encoding DUF447 family protein encodes MIRETIVSSADAAGNPNFAPMGVVVEEADIGRGAEIGLRVYRGSRTGANLLEVRQGVVNLVDDVLLYVTTALFDALPEWEPSFAVRPPGMRGAPGRWEFVVVAAEEEVRRGARVDRVTGRVVHTVGGHGGFKGFCRAQWAVLEATIAATRVGYVGPEVLACWDYWQRLVERTGGPREKTAFRLVRDYLEARGLRPPVPPAGRAGS; translated from the coding sequence GTGATCCGGGAGACCATAGTGTCCAGCGCGGACGCGGCGGGAAACCCCAACTTTGCCCCGATGGGGGTGGTCGTGGAGGAGGCAGACATCGGGCGCGGGGCGGAAATAGGGCTCCGGGTGTACCGGGGGTCGCGAACCGGGGCCAACCTTCTGGAAGTGCGACAGGGGGTAGTCAATCTCGTCGACGACGTGCTGCTCTACGTAACCACGGCCCTCTTCGACGCCCTACCGGAATGGGAACCGTCGTTCGCGGTGCGTCCGCCGGGGATGAGAGGCGCGCCGGGGCGGTGGGAATTCGTTGTAGTGGCGGCGGAGGAGGAGGTGCGGCGGGGAGCAAGGGTTGACCGGGTTACCGGCCGGGTGGTCCACACTGTGGGCGGCCACGGCGGGTTCAAGGGCTTTTGCCGGGCCCAGTGGGCGGTGCTGGAGGCCACGATAGCCGCTACCCGGGTGGGTTATGTGGGACCGGAGGTTCTGGCCTGCTGGGACTACTGGCAGAGGCTGGTGGAAAGGACCGGCGGTCCCCGGGAGAAGACGGCCTTCCGCCTGGTACGTGACTATCTTGAGGCGCGGGGCCTCAGACCTCCGGTGCCGCCGGCGGGACGGGCGGGTTCGTGA
- a CDS encoding DUF6513 domain-containing protein: MYVFVTGKLAARALEREVAGILPPGGYEIKVLDRRVAALMSTEYIARCLARSVWPARPEVVVIPGRCVGPLEPIQGATGSRVLRGPDDLKDLAVFWRQEMGLEGRDPPGEDARPPRRPQILAEIVDAAGLGREEILCRARYYRESGADIIDLGCFADRPFPGLGKVIRALKDEGFRVSVDGCRSEDLLEASEAGADLLLSLSLRHLPLIPELSCPAVVIPEEEDDLASLYRVIEAMERWGRTYVIDPILQPPGLGLARSLERYLRLRHEFPDKPFLMGLGNVTELVDADSIGINALLVGIASELEIDYVLTTEVSARAVGAVREVALARRLMHRARTLGRLPKHVDYGLLVLKEPRREVFGEEELTEMQALVRDRHYRIFVGAESIYVFNRSVFVRGRRAEELFEALDVSDPGHAFYLGRELERAETALRLGKKYVQDCPLRWGYLDERDGRGRSS, from the coding sequence ATGTACGTCTTCGTTACCGGAAAGCTGGCCGCCAGGGCGTTGGAGCGGGAAGTGGCCGGGATTCTTCCGCCCGGCGGCTATGAGATCAAGGTGCTGGACCGCCGGGTGGCGGCGCTGATGAGTACCGAATACATCGCCCGCTGCTTGGCCCGGAGTGTGTGGCCCGCCCGGCCCGAAGTTGTGGTCATACCGGGAAGGTGTGTGGGGCCCCTCGAGCCCATACAGGGGGCAACCGGCAGCCGGGTCCTCCGCGGCCCGGACGACCTGAAGGACCTTGCCGTCTTCTGGAGGCAAGAAATGGGCCTGGAGGGGAGAGATCCTCCCGGGGAGGATGCCCGGCCGCCCCGGAGACCCCAGATCCTGGCGGAAATCGTGGATGCCGCCGGGCTGGGCAGGGAGGAGATCCTCTGCCGGGCCCGTTATTACCGCGAAAGCGGCGCGGACATTATCGACCTCGGATGCTTTGCGGATAGGCCATTTCCCGGTCTGGGGAAGGTGATCCGGGCGCTCAAGGACGAAGGTTTCCGCGTGAGTGTGGACGGCTGCCGGTCTGAGGACCTCCTGGAAGCAAGTGAGGCGGGGGCGGACCTGCTCCTGAGCCTAAGCCTCCGCCACCTGCCCCTGATTCCCGAACTCTCCTGCCCGGCGGTGGTGATCCCCGAGGAGGAAGACGACCTGGCGTCCCTGTACCGGGTGATCGAGGCTATGGAGAGGTGGGGCAGGACCTACGTAATCGACCCCATACTCCAGCCGCCCGGGCTGGGGTTGGCCCGGTCCCTGGAGCGTTACCTGCGCCTGCGGCACGAGTTTCCGGACAAACCGTTCCTCATGGGGTTGGGAAACGTCACCGAACTGGTGGATGCAGACAGCATCGGGATCAACGCTTTGCTGGTGGGGATAGCCTCAGAACTGGAAATAGACTACGTCCTGACCACCGAGGTCAGCGCCCGGGCCGTGGGTGCGGTGCGGGAAGTAGCCCTTGCCCGCCGCCTCATGCACCGGGCACGGACTCTGGGCAGATTGCCCAAGCACGTGGACTACGGCCTTCTGGTGCTTAAGGAACCGCGGCGGGAGGTGTTCGGTGAGGAAGAGCTGACGGAGATGCAGGCCCTGGTAAGAGACCGCCACTATCGGATTTTTGTAGGGGCGGAAAGCATATACGTCTTCAACCGCTCCGTCTTCGTCCGCGGCCGCCGCGCCGAGGAGTTGTTCGAGGCGCTTGACGTGTCGGACCCCGGGCACGCGTTCTATCTCGGCCGGGAGCTGGAGAGGGCCGAGACCGCCCTTCGGCTGGGCAAGAAGTACGTTCAGGATTGCCCGCTGCGGTGGGGATACCTGGATGAGCGGGACGGCAGGGGGAGGAGTTCGTGA
- a CDS encoding HisA/HisF-related TIM barrel protein gives MKPFQIIPAIDLKSGVVVHGLGGKRRQYRPVRSAIAGSPTLEAVVDACQRLGLSRFYVADLDALGPIQPGSRSSPTRPLRPTSNLKLLQKLLTDRPITCLVDAGVTSHRELPCLFSLGIHQAVMGTETLADLGELEKAVRVWGPEKIVVSLDLLQGRVLSRSPELQLLTPTEALRLLARLGVASVILLEIDRVGTGRGINRDLVSLCLRTLEAEALPGGGLLAGGGVRCLEDLRWLQEAGAAGALVATLLHQGKLTVEDLAAFNSAAGGA, from the coding sequence ATGAAGCCTTTTCAGATCATACCGGCCATCGACCTGAAGTCCGGAGTGGTGGTCCACGGCCTGGGAGGAAAGCGGCGGCAGTACCGCCCTGTACGCAGCGCCATTGCCGGTTCCCCCACTCTGGAGGCAGTGGTGGACGCCTGCCAAAGACTCGGTCTTTCCCGTTTTTACGTGGCCGATCTGGACGCTCTGGGCCCCATCCAACCCGGATCCCGTTCCTCGCCGACCCGTCCCCTGCGTCCCACCTCCAACCTGAAGCTGTTGCAGAAACTCCTGACAGACCGGCCGATCACCTGCCTGGTAGATGCCGGCGTAACCTCCCACCGCGAACTGCCCTGCCTTTTCTCGCTGGGAATCCACCAGGCGGTCATGGGGACGGAAACCCTGGCAGACCTCGGCGAGCTCGAAAAGGCGGTCAGGGTCTGGGGACCGGAAAAGATCGTGGTAAGCCTCGACCTCCTGCAGGGCCGGGTCCTCAGTCGCTCCCCGGAACTCCAGCTCCTAACGCCGACCGAAGCCCTTCGCCTGCTTGCGCGCCTGGGCGTTGCCTCGGTAATCCTGCTGGAGATCGACCGGGTGGGTACCGGCCGGGGGATCAACCGCGACCTGGTCTCCCTCTGTCTCCGGACCCTGGAAGCAGAGGCGTTACCGGGCGGTGGTCTTCTCGCCGGCGGCGGGGTGCGGTGCCTCGAGGACCTGAGGTGGCTACAGGAGGCCGGAGCCGCCGGCGCCCTGGTGGCCACCCTGCTTCATCAGGGAAAGCTGACCGTGGAGGACCTGGCCGCCTTCAACTCGGCTGCAGGAGGCGCTTGA
- a CDS encoding formylmethanofuran dehydrogenase subunit B — MRGVVVGDVVCTFCGSLCDDLEVELEGGSIRGVRRACAVGRAKFLAARDTASPSINGQPASPEAALEEAARLLLRAGYPLIYGLSTIPAEAQKEAIALAELLGANIDSTSSHCHGPSTMARQQTGLPTCSLGEAKNRADLVVFWGSNPAESSPRHFVRYSVGARGLLTPQGRKDRTVVVVDVRPTATARLADEFLQIAPGQDYEALTVLRALVKGVAVEGRHPAGVPVERWARLAELMKKCRYGAVFFGMGLTMSRGREANLELLLTLVKELNAYTRFHALPMRGHGNVAGSENVLAWQTGFPFGVNFSAGYPRFNPGEFTAVDLLARGEVDACLVIGADPAAHLPGTCVRHLASIPVIVIDPHPNLTASLARVTIPVAPAGVAAAGTFYRMDNVPLRAKKLVDLGLPSDEEVLRRLRERIARAEDRQRSHY; from the coding sequence GTGAGGGGCGTGGTCGTCGGCGACGTGGTCTGTACCTTTTGCGGAAGCCTTTGCGACGATCTCGAAGTGGAGCTGGAGGGCGGGAGCATACGGGGGGTGAGACGGGCCTGCGCCGTTGGCCGGGCCAAGTTTCTGGCCGCCCGGGACACGGCCTCCCCGTCGATAAACGGGCAGCCGGCTTCCCCGGAGGCGGCCCTGGAGGAGGCGGCCCGGCTGCTCTTGCGGGCCGGCTATCCGCTGATCTACGGCCTGAGCACGATCCCGGCCGAGGCGCAGAAGGAGGCCATAGCCCTGGCCGAGCTGCTGGGGGCCAATATCGACAGCACTTCCTCTCACTGTCACGGCCCCTCCACCATGGCCCGGCAACAGACCGGACTCCCCACGTGCAGCCTGGGCGAGGCGAAGAACCGGGCCGATCTGGTGGTCTTCTGGGGGAGCAATCCGGCCGAATCCAGCCCCAGGCATTTCGTCCGCTATTCCGTCGGCGCCAGGGGACTGCTGACGCCCCAAGGGAGAAAGGACCGAACCGTGGTGGTAGTGGACGTGAGGCCCACGGCTACGGCGCGGCTGGCAGACGAGTTCCTGCAGATTGCCCCGGGGCAGGACTACGAGGCCCTGACCGTACTGCGGGCCCTGGTCAAGGGGGTGGCGGTGGAGGGGCGGCACCCGGCGGGGGTGCCCGTAGAGAGGTGGGCCCGACTGGCGGAGCTAATGAAGAAATGCCGGTACGGCGCGGTCTTCTTCGGCATGGGGTTGACCATGAGCCGGGGAAGGGAGGCCAACCTGGAGTTGCTGTTGACGCTGGTAAAGGAACTCAACGCCTACACCAGGTTCCACGCCCTGCCGATGCGGGGACACGGCAACGTGGCCGGGAGCGAGAACGTGCTGGCCTGGCAGACCGGTTTTCCGTTCGGGGTGAATTTCAGTGCCGGATACCCGCGGTTCAATCCCGGCGAGTTTACCGCCGTGGACCTTCTGGCCCGCGGGGAGGTCGACGCCTGTCTGGTAATAGGCGCCGATCCGGCAGCCCACCTTCCCGGGACGTGCGTTCGGCACCTGGCCTCCATTCCGGTAATCGTGATCGATCCTCACCCCAACCTAACGGCTTCCCTCGCCCGGGTAACCATCCCGGTAGCCCCGGCCGGGGTAGCCGCGGCGGGCACTTTTTACCGGATGGACAACGTTCCCCTACGGGCAAAGAAGCTCGTGGATCTGGGCCTTCCCTCGGACGAAGAAGTCTTGAGACGATTAAGGGAGAGGATCGCCCGTGCTGAGGATCGCCAACGGTCTCATTATTGA